One genomic region from uncultured Subdoligranulum sp. encodes:
- a CDS encoding ATP-dependent DNA helicase: MSPEPLALTLPIRQLVEFLLRTGSIDNRFTGFDRANEGARLHRKLQRAAAKEFSDYQAEVALTQEYGCCGIHYTLEGRADGIYTAADGTVTVDEIKTTALPLEKITGEQSPEHWAQAKVYAAIYAGQHQLSVMQVRLTYYQVDVEQVLYFTKTFSAGELDTFVLDLLTQYAPWAQRAARWREARQEGLHQLTFPFPTYRAGQRAMIKAVYETCRDGGQLLCQAPTGIGKTMSVLFPALKALEQGGPVFYLTARGTTRAAAEAALATLRAHDADLSLRSVTLTAKDKICMQETRECTPEACPYANGYYDRIKTALWNALDLPALTAEVLQQLARQYEVCPFELALDLSLWSDVVIGDYNYLFDPVVHLARFFESRGDYLFLIDEAHNLPSRAREMHSATLCKSNFWDAKKRLGTGKSSLKNALNKINEIFIFWRHRCEETPADVRFGKTFFERERAEALDRALTKLCEPLENWLDEHREPGETHDALLQLYFDVRGWLRIADTFDDHFVLQISAHGSEVRASMLCLDPSAFLADDFSKGRAAILFSATLAPAGYYKDLCGLPDARAVALRSPFPARNLGLWCARHVSTRYRDRSASIAQVSDLIACMADARTGNYLAFFPSYSYLQAVLEDFSARYPTVTTICQQSSMDETQRTEFLGHFDPHPQKTQIGFAVLGGVFGEGVDLTGDRLIGVAIVGPGLPQVGPRQEQLRQHFEETRGSGFDYAYRYPGMNKVLQAAGRVIRTPQDKGIVVLIDDRFAAQDTRRLMPPHWDHLRFVDSTESLRRELASFWGL; encoded by the coding sequence ATGTCGCCGGAACCGCTGGCACTCACCCTGCCCATCCGGCAGCTGGTGGAATTTTTATTGCGCACCGGCAGCATTGACAACCGCTTTACCGGTTTTGACCGCGCCAACGAAGGCGCCCGCCTGCACCGCAAGCTGCAGCGCGCCGCTGCCAAAGAATTTTCCGATTACCAGGCCGAAGTTGCCCTTACCCAAGAGTATGGCTGCTGTGGCATTCATTATACCCTGGAAGGCCGCGCTGACGGTATTTATACAGCAGCCGACGGCACCGTCACGGTGGACGAGATCAAAACCACAGCCCTGCCTCTGGAGAAAATCACCGGGGAGCAGTCCCCTGAACACTGGGCCCAGGCAAAAGTCTATGCTGCCATCTACGCCGGGCAGCATCAGCTTTCCGTGATGCAGGTCCGCCTCACCTACTATCAGGTGGATGTGGAGCAGGTGCTGTACTTTACCAAGACCTTCTCCGCCGGAGAGCTGGACACTTTCGTTCTGGACTTGCTGACCCAGTATGCGCCATGGGCCCAGCGAGCCGCCCGATGGCGGGAGGCCCGCCAGGAGGGGCTGCATCAGCTCACTTTCCCATTTCCGACCTATCGCGCAGGACAGCGCGCCATGATCAAGGCGGTCTATGAAACCTGCCGGGACGGCGGACAATTGCTATGTCAGGCCCCCACCGGCATCGGAAAGACCATGAGCGTTCTGTTCCCTGCCCTGAAAGCGCTGGAACAGGGCGGTCCCGTCTTCTATCTCACCGCGCGGGGAACCACCCGTGCAGCCGCGGAGGCCGCCCTGGCCACCCTGCGGGCCCATGATGCAGACCTTTCCCTGCGAAGCGTCACGCTGACGGCCAAGGACAAAATCTGTATGCAGGAAACGCGGGAGTGTACGCCGGAGGCCTGCCCGTATGCAAACGGATACTACGACCGCATCAAAACCGCCCTGTGGAACGCGCTGGACCTGCCAGCCCTGACGGCCGAGGTACTGCAGCAGCTTGCCCGCCAGTATGAAGTGTGTCCCTTTGAGCTGGCGTTGGATCTGAGCCTCTGGAGCGATGTGGTGATCGGTGATTACAATTATCTGTTTGACCCGGTGGTACATCTGGCACGCTTCTTTGAAAGCCGCGGCGATTATCTTTTTCTCATCGACGAAGCCCACAACCTTCCTTCCCGGGCGCGGGAAATGCACAGTGCCACGCTGTGCAAAAGCAATTTCTGGGATGCCAAGAAACGCCTCGGGACCGGCAAAAGCAGCCTGAAAAACGCCCTGAACAAAATCAATGAGATTTTTATTTTCTGGCGCCATCGCTGTGAGGAAACCCCGGCCGATGTCCGTTTTGGAAAGACCTTTTTCGAAAGGGAGCGGGCCGAGGCTCTGGACCGTGCCCTGACCAAACTTTGCGAACCTCTGGAAAACTGGCTGGACGAGCACCGGGAGCCCGGGGAAACCCACGATGCACTGCTGCAGCTCTACTTTGATGTGCGCGGCTGGCTTCGCATTGCGGACACATTCGATGACCACTTTGTGTTGCAGATTTCGGCCCACGGCAGCGAAGTCCGGGCGTCCATGCTCTGTCTGGATCCCAGCGCCTTTCTGGCCGACGACTTTTCCAAAGGTCGAGCCGCCATTCTGTTCAGTGCCACGCTGGCGCCTGCAGGGTACTACAAGGATCTGTGCGGGCTGCCTGATGCACGTGCCGTGGCTTTGCGCAGTCCTTTTCCGGCCCGGAATCTGGGGCTGTGGTGTGCCCGGCATGTCAGCACCCGCTACAGGGACCGTTCTGCCAGCATCGCACAGGTTTCCGATCTGATCGCCTGCATGGCAGATGCCCGGACCGGCAACTATCTTGCCTTCTTTCCCAGCTACAGTTATCTGCAGGCGGTTCTGGAGGACTTTTCGGCCCGGTACCCCACGGTCACCACAATCTGTCAGCAGAGCAGCATGGATGAAACCCAGCGCACCGAATTTCTTGGGCATTTCGATCCCCATCCGCAAAAAACACAGATCGGGTTTGCCGTTCTTGGCGGTGTATTCGGCGAGGGCGTGGACCTTACCGGGGACCGGCTGATCGGTGTGGCTATCGTCGGCCCGGGCCTGCCCCAGGTCGGCCCCCGCCAGGAACAGCTGCGCCAGCACTTTGAGGAGACCCGCGGTTCCGGCTTCGATTACGCGTACCGCTATCCCGGCATGAACAAAGTCCTGCAGGCGGCCGGACGGGTAATCCGGACACCCCAGGACAAAGGCATTGTTGTGTTGATCGACGACCGCTTTGCTGCCCAGGACACCCGCCGGCTGATGCCCCCGCACTGGGATCATCTTCGCTTTGTGGACAGCACCGAGAGTCTGCGCCGTGAACTGGCATCTTTCTGGGGCCTGTAA
- a CDS encoding uracil-DNA glycosylase: MDLQTLQSECLACRRCSLCESRTNVVFGQGAPDAEVLFVGEGPGANEDAQGLPFVGRSGQLLDHYLEAVDLSRSKNVYIANIVKCRPPKNRDPLPEESAACLPWLRQQFQLLRPKIIVCLGRIAAQQLIEPGFSVTRDHGKFFNKHGTLFMATYHPAALLRYPVNKPAVFGDFVALREKISQVCEHTY; this comes from the coding sequence ATGGATTTGCAAACGTTACAATCAGAGTGCCTGGCATGCCGCCGGTGCAGCCTGTGCGAATCCCGTACCAACGTCGTGTTCGGCCAGGGCGCGCCCGATGCCGAAGTGCTTTTTGTCGGCGAAGGTCCCGGCGCCAACGAAGACGCCCAGGGGCTCCCCTTTGTGGGGCGGAGCGGCCAGCTGCTGGACCATTATCTGGAAGCTGTGGACCTGAGCCGGAGCAAAAATGTCTACATCGCCAACATTGTCAAATGCCGTCCGCCGAAGAACCGGGATCCTCTCCCGGAAGAATCGGCGGCCTGTCTGCCCTGGCTCCGGCAGCAGTTCCAGCTTCTGCGCCCCAAAATCATCGTCTGCCTCGGACGCATTGCCGCCCAGCAGCTCATTGAGCCCGGTTTTTCCGTCACCCGCGATCACGGCAAATTCTTCAACAAGCACGGCACGCTCTTTATGGCCACCTACCATCCCGCTGCGCTGCTGCGCTATCCCGTCAACAAACCTGCCGTTTTCGGGGATTTCGTGGCATTGCGGGAGAAGATTTCCCAGGTCTGTGAACACACCTATTGA
- a CDS encoding glycerol-3-phosphate acyltransferase, producing the protein MWAEPSYLLKGLCLLAGYAFGCFLTADIVARCLAGSGVGAIGTGAPDADNVAGCLGRGAGWAVVAGDTLKTVLACWFCYRLAAPELEHLAALYGGIGAVLGHAFPVWRRVRGGRAVVVAGTWLVLYLPVTGAVCCLAGGVAAAGIPKRAVGVVLAVTLAVPVAFLQFGVQSGVGAAVVALVIWWQYRAELFPAGDNRPPVSRKKN; encoded by the coding sequence ATGTGGGCTGAACCGAGTTATCTGCTGAAAGGATTGTGCCTCTTGGCGGGATACGCCTTTGGCTGCTTCCTGACTGCCGATATCGTGGCGCGGTGCCTTGCCGGTTCAGGCGTGGGGGCAATCGGAACCGGTGCACCCGATGCGGACAATGTGGCTGGCTGTCTCGGCAGGGGAGCAGGCTGGGCGGTGGTGGCAGGGGACACCTTGAAAACGGTACTGGCCTGCTGGTTCTGTTATCGGCTGGCCGCACCGGAACTGGAACATCTGGCGGCTCTTTACGGAGGAATCGGCGCCGTTCTGGGGCATGCATTCCCGGTATGGAGGCGCGTCCGCGGCGGCCGTGCCGTAGTTGTGGCAGGAACCTGGCTGGTACTGTATCTTCCTGTTACCGGGGCTGTTTGCTGCCTGGCGGGCGGTGTGGCGGCGGCGGGCATCCCAAAACGCGCTGTGGGGGTGGTACTTGCCGTCACGCTGGCCGTTCCTGTGGCCTTTTTGCAATTTGGCGTACAGAGCGGCGTGGGGGCGGCAGTTGTGGCGCTGGTGATATGGTGGCAGTACCGGGCCGAGCTTTTTCCGGCTGGGGATAACAGACCGCCTGTTTCCCGTAAAAAGAACTGA